From Desulfuromonas soudanensis, the proteins below share one genomic window:
- a CDS encoding 3-hydroxyacyl-CoA dehydrogenase/enoyl-CoA hydratase family protein yields the protein MRLIKRVAVLGAGVMGATIGAHLANAGLEVELLDIVPRELTEEEAAKGLSLESPPVRNRIAQAGLEGLLKMKPAPLYLKEYAGQIRVGNFDDDMARLKECDWVVEVVIEHMPIKKSLLAKVLPHLAPGAILSTNTSGLSVNEMAEALPLEVRKNFLVTHFFNPPRYMRLLEIVPCTDTDPAVISGMADFISRRLGKGIVYGKDTPNFIANRIGVYAIFKGLEHMVEMGMTVEEVDSVAGPATARPKSAAFRTADLVGLDTLVHVGNNSYDLLPEDEEREVFKVPDFMTRMIEKGLLGNKTRKGFYQKEKSGEQNQVFFYDYTSGEYLPAQKPKYPSVLAVKQIDDPAQRVRMMVGGSDKGAEFAWKSLRDTLIYTVNRIPEIADDVVNVDNAMKWGFNWEIGPFEMLDAIGVASFVKRSEKDGVAVPEALKQVESFYRLSDEGTREYYDLLSGAYRPVPVKTGEIHLEILKRTGGVVEKNGNCSLVDLGDGVFGFEFHSKMNAITGDILAMTHKAVKRAEEEGVGLVIGNQGANFSVGANLMMLAVALAEGAYEDIDMTVRAFQKATMAIKFAKVPVVAAPFNMTLGGGCEYALHSAAINAYAETYMGLVEIGVGLLPAGGGTKEMCLRAVALARKYDTDVSPFVFKYFQQIGMAKVSMGAAELQGMGYMREGDSITMNIDRLIADAKQKVLALAVNYRPKQKEENVPAPGRSVAASIKSQLWNMKMGGFVTEYEAEMGGVIAGIITGGDVPAGTPISEDYLLELEREGFLGLCGNKKTAERVQHMLKTGKPLRN from the coding sequence ATGAGGCTAATCAAACGGGTCGCAGTACTCGGCGCCGGTGTCATGGGCGCCACCATCGGCGCGCACCTGGCCAATGCCGGCCTGGAGGTCGAACTTCTCGATATCGTGCCGCGCGAACTGACCGAGGAGGAGGCCGCCAAGGGGCTCTCCCTGGAGAGCCCCCCGGTGCGCAACCGCATCGCCCAGGCAGGGCTTGAGGGCCTGCTGAAGATGAAGCCGGCACCCCTCTATCTCAAGGAGTACGCAGGGCAGATCCGGGTCGGCAATTTCGACGACGACATGGCGCGGCTCAAGGAGTGCGATTGGGTGGTCGAGGTGGTCATCGAGCACATGCCGATCAAGAAGTCGCTGCTGGCCAAAGTCCTGCCGCATCTGGCTCCGGGCGCCATCCTCTCCACCAATACCAGCGGCCTGTCGGTCAACGAGATGGCCGAGGCCTTGCCCCTCGAGGTGCGCAAAAACTTTCTCGTCACGCACTTTTTCAATCCACCGCGCTACATGCGCCTGCTGGAAATCGTCCCCTGTACCGACACCGATCCGGCGGTCATCTCGGGGATGGCCGATTTCATCAGCCGGCGTCTCGGCAAGGGGATCGTCTACGGCAAGGACACGCCCAACTTCATCGCCAACCGCATCGGTGTCTACGCCATCTTCAAGGGGCTCGAGCACATGGTCGAGATGGGGATGACCGTCGAGGAGGTCGACAGCGTCGCCGGTCCGGCCACCGCCCGTCCCAAGAGCGCCGCCTTCCGCACCGCCGATCTGGTCGGTCTCGACACCCTGGTGCATGTCGGCAACAACTCCTATGATCTCCTCCCCGAGGACGAGGAGCGGGAGGTCTTCAAGGTCCCCGACTTCATGACCCGCATGATCGAGAAGGGGCTCCTCGGCAACAAGACCCGCAAGGGTTTTTACCAGAAGGAGAAGAGCGGAGAGCAGAACCAGGTCTTCTTCTACGATTACACCAGCGGCGAGTACCTGCCGGCACAGAAACCGAAATATCCCTCGGTGCTGGCGGTCAAGCAGATCGACGACCCGGCGCAGCGGGTCAGGATGATGGTCGGCGGGTCCGACAAGGGGGCAGAATTTGCCTGGAAGAGCCTGCGGGACACCCTGATCTACACCGTCAATCGCATTCCCGAGATCGCCGACGACGTGGTGAATGTCGACAACGCCATGAAGTGGGGGTTCAACTGGGAGATCGGTCCCTTCGAGATGCTCGATGCCATCGGCGTGGCCTCCTTCGTCAAGCGGAGCGAAAAGGACGGTGTGGCCGTTCCCGAGGCCCTGAAGCAGGTCGAGTCGTTTTACCGCCTCAGTGACGAAGGAACCAGGGAGTACTACGATCTCCTCTCCGGGGCCTACCGGCCGGTGCCGGTCAAGACGGGGGAAATCCATCTGGAGATTCTCAAGCGCACGGGAGGGGTGGTGGAGAAGAACGGCAACTGTTCGCTGGTGGATCTCGGCGACGGTGTCTTCGGCTTCGAGTTCCACTCCAAGATGAATGCCATCACCGGCGACATCCTGGCCATGACCCACAAGGCGGTCAAGCGTGCCGAGGAGGAAGGGGTCGGCCTGGTGATCGGCAATCAGGGGGCCAACTTCTCCGTCGGTGCCAACCTGATGATGCTCGCCGTTGCCCTGGCCGAAGGGGCCTACGAGGATATCGACATGACGGTGCGCGCCTTCCAGAAGGCAACCATGGCCATCAAATTCGCCAAGGTCCCGGTGGTGGCGGCGCCTTTCAACATGACCCTCGGTGGCGGCTGCGAGTACGCTCTGCATTCCGCCGCCATCAACGCCTACGCTGAAACCTATATGGGGCTGGTGGAGATCGGGGTCGGCCTTCTGCCCGCCGGCGGCGGCACCAAGGAGATGTGCCTGCGGGCCGTCGCCCTGGCGCGCAAGTACGACACCGACGTATCTCCCTTTGTCTTCAAGTATTTCCAGCAGATCGGCATGGCCAAGGTCTCCATGGGCGCCGCCGAGTTGCAGGGGATGGGGTATATGCGGGAAGGGGACAGTATCACCATGAATATCGATCGGCTGATCGCCGATGCCAAGCAGAAGGTGCTGGCCCTGGCCGTGAACTATCGGCCGAAGCAGAAGGAGGAAAACGTCCCGGCGCCCGGTCGCAGCGTTGCCGCCAGCATCAAAAGCCAGCTCTGGAACATGAAGATGGGCGGCTTCGTCACCGAGTACGAAGCAGAGATGGGCGGCGTCATCGCCGGGATCATCACCGGCGGCGACGTGCCGGCGGGGACGCCGATCAGCGAGGATTACCTCCTTGAGCTCGAAAGGGAGGGCTTCCTCGGCCTCTGCGGCAACAAAAAGACCGCCGAGCGGGTTCAACACATGTTGAAGACGGGCAAACCGCTACGCAACTAG